TATTCCTCTGTAAATATTAAACTTTTTTATATCTCCTTTTTGTCTAATTTCCCATTTTATTTCTATTTCATTATCACTTTTAACACTTACATTTCTCAAATAAATACTTTCAGGAGTATTAATAAAATTTGTTTTTATCTCAAGCTCGTTTGAACTTGATGTAAAATTATTATTTAAATTCCTTGCTCTGATTTTAAAAACATAATTAGTATCATTTTCTAAATTATTTATCACAATATCTTGCACGGAACCAGCAACTGTGTATAATATTTTAAATTTGTTTTTCCCCTCAATCTTCACTAATATCTCATAATTAATACTATCAATATCCCACGCTATATATCTGTTCCAATTTAAACTTACAGTTTTACTACAAAAGTTTTGACTTATATTTAATTTTATATTATTATGTTTATCAGAAAAAATACTCAGATTTTCGCAACTATCCATTGCAACAACTTTATAAACAAAAGTCTGATTTCTTGGATCTCTTATCGCTTTATCCGTAAAATATGTATTTGTATTTCCTATTAAAGTATCAATGATTATATTCATAGCACCATTTACGTAATAAACGATATATCCTTTAGTATCTTTATCCTTACTCTTTTCCCATCCAATAATTACTCTTCCGTTTTTTACACTTACAGAATCAATATTTATTTTTTTTGGTGGATTTTTATCAATATTCAATGTATCGGAATAAATCATTTTTTGATTTCCGCATTGTATAATTGCAACTATAAAATATTCCCAATTATTTGAAACAGTACCAGCTCCTATATGTACATATTCATTATTAAAATAACTTTTATTTTCGTCTATTTTTTTAAAATTATCAGTAGCACTTTCTCTACCGTATATCTCATATTTATTAAATTTCTGACATGTATCATTTACAACATTCCAAATTATTGTAATATCATTTTCCTTTTCACATATTCTTATTATATTGAATGCGAAAACTTTAATAGTAAAAGTTAAAATTATTATTATTAATGTTAATTTTTTTAACATATTTCTTATCCTAATTTCCTTAATAACATATTATCTTTGAATTTATTATGTTTATTTGTCTTATACATTAAAATCAAATTTTATCAAAAATACAAATCTAATACGTCTCAACAAAATTATTGCCAGTTCTGGTTATTGTTCAAGACGTAAAGCTGATGTTTTAATTTCTAAAGGTCTTGTTACCGTAAACCGCAAAGTTACTACTGATCTTGGAATTAAAATAAACGATAATGCCGAAATAATAATTAATGGTAAAAAATTAAAAAGACAAAATTTTGTTTATATACTATTAAATAAACCC
The sequence above is a segment of the Bacteroidota bacterium genome. Coding sequences within it:
- a CDS encoding fibronectin type III domain-containing protein produces the protein MLKKLTLIIIILTFTIKVFAFNIIRICEKENDITIIWNVVNDTCQKFNKYEIYGRESATDNFKKIDENKSYFNNEYVHIGAGTVSNNWEYFIVAIIQCGNQKMIYSDTLNIDKNPPKKINIDSVSVKNGRVIIGWEKSKDKDTKGYIVYYVNGAMNIIIDTLIGNTNTYFTDKAIRDPRNQTFVYKVVAMDSCENLSIFSDKHNNIKLNISQNFCSKTVSLNWNRYIAWDIDSINYEILVKIEGKNKFKILYTVAGSVQDIVINNLENDTNYVFKIRARNLNNNFTSSSNELEIKTNFINTPESIYLRNVSVKSDNEIEIKWEIRQKGDIKKFNIYRGI